The proteins below are encoded in one region of Streptomyces sp. NBC_00490:
- a CDS encoding S1 family peptidase produces MSHKRIPKRKAAIAAGGVVALGAAAILLPQANANQDGSSGQTAAPKTLKASDASDLASQLADLLGESFAGSYYDTDQQQLVVNVVPGDNNNVIVQAKKAGAQIREVDNSLAELAAGAQTLKSDATIPGTAWAVDPRTNKILVTADSTVTGGKWDQLESTVQTLGSGMATIKKSAGTFKTFLSGGDAIFAGGARCSAGFNVTAGDGTPAFLTAGHCGVAAAEWSDADGGAPIATVDQATFPGDGDFALVKYDDPATVAPSEVNVGDQTVAISQAADAAVGLQVFRMGSTTGLNDGQVLGLDATVNYPEGTVTGLIQTNVCAEPGDSGGSLFTQDGLAIGLTSGGSGDCTVGGETFFQPVTTALEAVGATLGAGDAAGGGEAGAGDEAGAGAGEEAGAGAGEEAGAGEEAGAGEEAGAGEEVGGEAVGGQEAGGEEVGGEEVGGQEVGGEDAGAGAEDGSSGQTETH; encoded by the coding sequence TTGAGTCACAAGCGAATTCCGAAGCGCAAGGCCGCGATCGCAGCGGGCGGCGTGGTGGCGCTCGGAGCAGCCGCAATTCTCCTGCCGCAGGCGAACGCCAACCAGGACGGCTCCTCGGGCCAGACCGCAGCACCCAAGACCCTCAAGGCATCGGACGCCTCGGATCTCGCCTCCCAGCTCGCCGACCTGCTCGGCGAGTCGTTCGCCGGTTCGTACTACGACACGGACCAGCAGCAGCTCGTCGTCAACGTCGTCCCGGGCGACAACAACAATGTGATCGTCCAGGCGAAGAAGGCCGGCGCGCAGATACGCGAGGTCGACAACAGCCTCGCCGAACTGGCCGCCGGCGCGCAGACGCTGAAGTCCGACGCGACGATCCCGGGCACGGCCTGGGCCGTGGACCCCCGGACGAACAAGATCCTCGTCACCGCCGACAGCACGGTCACCGGCGGCAAGTGGGACCAGCTGGAGTCGACCGTCCAGACCCTCGGCTCCGGCATGGCGACCATCAAGAAGTCGGCCGGCACCTTCAAGACGTTCCTCTCCGGCGGCGACGCCATCTTCGCCGGCGGCGCCCGCTGCTCGGCGGGGTTCAACGTCACCGCGGGCGACGGCACCCCGGCCTTCCTGACCGCCGGTCACTGCGGGGTCGCGGCGGCGGAGTGGTCCGACGCGGACGGCGGCGCGCCGATCGCCACCGTCGACCAGGCCACGTTCCCCGGTGACGGCGACTTCGCACTCGTCAAGTACGACGACCCGGCGACCGTCGCGCCGAGCGAGGTCAACGTCGGTGACCAGACCGTCGCGATCTCCCAGGCCGCGGACGCCGCGGTCGGCCTCCAGGTGTTCCGGATGGGCAGCACCACCGGTCTCAACGACGGCCAGGTCCTCGGACTCGACGCCACAGTGAACTACCCGGAGGGCACCGTCACCGGGCTCATCCAGACCAACGTCTGCGCCGAACCCGGCGACAGCGGCGGCTCGCTGTTCACCCAGGACGGCCTGGCCATCGGCCTGACCTCCGGCGGCAGCGGCGACTGCACGGTCGGCGGCGAGACCTTCTTCCAGCCGGTCACCACCGCCCTGGAGGCGGTCGGCGCGACCCTCGGCGCGGGCGACGCGGCGGGCGGCGGCGAGGCCGGCGCGGGTGACGAGGCCGGTGCCGGTGCCGGTGAAGAGGCCGGAGCGGGTGCCGGTGAAGAGGCCGGAGCGGGCGAGGAAGCGGGCGCGGGCGAGGAAGCCGGTGCCGGTGAAGAGGTCGGCGGCGAAGCGGTCGGCGGCCAGGAGGCCGGTGGCGAAGAGGTGGGCGGCGAAGAGGTCGGCGGTCAGGAGGTCGGCGGCGAGGACGCCGGCGCGGGCGCGGAGGACGGCTCCTCCGGTCAGACCGAGACCCACTGA
- a CDS encoding ABC transporter ATP-binding protein — MKGGSAGAQPAERVLRPGLRFLWERWRVVLRLGAWSVLETGQTFLTGYAPARALDEGFLAGRVGTGLVWLGVAGLGVLVGAYGTVRVYAAVAALVEPLRDRLVARVVARGVREGDAGALSGLTQQAEIARDTFAGLVMVSRSFVFTAAGALVGLFSLAPLLLVVVGIPLLAGVVLFAATLRPLARRQEAFLVADEELAERLGAVCPGLRDITAAGAEEQVAEGTGERVDAELRAASSLARWGVLRVVSLAVGGQVPIVLLLATAPWLLRNGVTTGALVGALAYVTQSLLPALSNLVHGLGTSGSRLVVVVRRLLRDSTRETGATAGSAREPSEGPPRTGGAPPARLPRPSGDPSDAPALSVTSLTFAYGPAAAPVVQDLHLTLAPGAHLAVVGPSGIGKSTLTALVAGLLEPTKGSVRVCGHPVPGAEAAACRVLIPQQAYVHTGTLAENLGHLRPDPVPEAELLAAAGAVGLLPLLETLGGPRATVDPTALSDGERQLVALTRAYLSYAPLVLLDEATCHLDPEAEERAERAFAERPGGTLVVVAHRMSSARRADRVLVMDGRETAYGTHGELMRRSALYRDLVGSWTPVPSEPALALGDPDRVDAVAGPGLAGDGRHVVAHRPVGQMQAPRDLRDGGPLGGQP, encoded by the coding sequence TCGGGGCCTGGTCCGTGCTGGAGACGGGGCAGACTTTCCTCACCGGGTACGCGCCCGCCCGCGCCCTGGACGAGGGGTTCCTGGCGGGACGGGTGGGCACGGGACTCGTGTGGCTGGGAGTGGCCGGGCTCGGTGTCCTCGTCGGGGCGTACGGCACGGTGCGGGTGTACGCCGCGGTCGCCGCGCTCGTCGAACCGCTCAGGGACCGGCTGGTGGCGCGGGTCGTCGCGCGCGGGGTCCGGGAGGGGGACGCCGGGGCGCTGTCCGGGCTCACCCAGCAGGCCGAGATCGCGCGGGACACGTTCGCCGGCCTGGTGATGGTGTCGCGTTCGTTCGTGTTCACCGCGGCCGGCGCCCTCGTCGGCCTGTTCTCGCTCGCCCCGCTGCTCCTCGTGGTGGTCGGGATCCCGCTGCTCGCCGGGGTGGTGCTGTTCGCGGCGACGCTGCGGCCGCTGGCCCGCCGTCAGGAGGCGTTCCTCGTCGCCGACGAGGAGTTGGCGGAGCGGCTCGGTGCCGTCTGCCCGGGGCTGCGGGACATCACGGCGGCCGGTGCGGAGGAACAGGTCGCCGAGGGCACCGGGGAGCGGGTCGACGCCGAACTGCGGGCCGCGAGTTCCCTGGCCCGCTGGGGTGTGCTGCGCGTGGTGTCCCTCGCGGTCGGCGGCCAGGTGCCGATCGTGCTGCTGCTCGCCACCGCGCCCTGGCTGCTGCGCAACGGCGTCACCACGGGCGCCCTGGTCGGCGCCCTCGCCTATGTCACCCAGTCGCTGCTGCCCGCCCTGAGCAACCTGGTGCACGGGCTGGGCACGAGCGGATCGCGGCTGGTGGTCGTGGTGCGGCGACTGCTCCGCGACAGCACACGGGAGACCGGTGCGACGGCGGGCAGCGCGCGCGAACCGTCCGAGGGGCCGCCGCGGACCGGCGGCGCGCCGCCCGCCCGGCTCCCCCGCCCCTCCGGCGACCCGTCCGACGCCCCCGCCCTCTCCGTCACCTCGCTCACCTTCGCCTACGGCCCCGCCGCCGCCCCCGTCGTCCAGGACCTCCACCTCACCCTCGCCCCAGGCGCCCACCTCGCCGTCGTGGGCCCGAGCGGCATCGGGAAGTCCACGCTCACCGCACTGGTCGCCGGGCTGCTGGAGCCCACGAAGGGCTCGGTCCGGGTGTGCGGGCACCCCGTGCCCGGGGCGGAGGCGGCCGCGTGCCGGGTGCTCATCCCGCAGCAGGCCTACGTTCACACCGGCACCCTCGCCGAGAACCTCGGACACCTGCGACCGGACCCCGTGCCCGAGGCGGAACTGCTCGCCGCGGCCGGGGCGGTGGGACTCCTGCCGTTGCTCGAGACGCTCGGCGGACCGCGCGCGACGGTCGATCCGACCGCGCTCTCCGATGGCGAGCGGCAGCTCGTGGCGCTGACCCGCGCCTATCTGTCGTACGCCCCGCTCGTCCTGCTCGACGAGGCGACCTGCCATCTGGACCCGGAGGCCGAGGAGCGTGCGGAGCGGGCCTTCGCCGAGCGGCCCGGCGGCACCCTGGTGGTCGTGGCGCACCGCATGAGTTCGGCCCGTCGCGCGGACCGGGTCCTGGTCATGGACGGGCGGGAGACGGCGTACGGGACGCATGGCGAGCTCATGCGGCGCTCGGCGCTCTACCGGGATCTCGTGGGCAGTTGGACGCCCGTGCCGTCAGAGCCAGCCCTCGCCCTGGGAGATCCGGATCGCGTCGACGCGGTTGCGGGCCCCGGTCTTGCGGGTGATGGCCGCCATGTAGTTGCGCACCGTCCCGTGGGACAGATGCAGGCTCCTCGCGATCTCCGCGATGGAGGCCCCCTCGGCGGCCAGCCCTAA